From the Diadema setosum chromosome 3, eeDiaSeto1, whole genome shotgun sequence genome, the window AGACGTACAAGAGAGAGAATGATACTATTTACTTTTTATTGCAACAGTGCTGGCTACAGACTTTGAGACGCAATGTCTTTCCCCAATAGTTCAATGCCAATAAACTTCTTACTCTGCTATTCTTTGACaattttgtttgtgtctgtctgttggTGTAGccacaaaatattcatgaagTGGTAATACTACATATCATCACTGGGGCAACACGAcatcgtatctcaaaaatgtcaaatgttcagcaacaacaacaacaaaaaagaaatggccGCCAAAGTACTATgtcaaatgggatagccttttcTTTGGTATGCTGTGGTTGCTTTATTTTGGGGGCAAGATACCTAGGAacgaattaatgaatgaattattatgaaCCGTGTGTTTATTCCTAAAAGTGATCATAGTTGATTTTATTGTACCATAcagaaataataaaatgaaatgaaatgagttggacaggacatcacctAATAAGTGATTATCTGATcattaattataaaaaaaaaaaaatcattttcacaaaaatttggtTTTGATATAAATGCTCAACTGGGAAATCTATTTCAGAACTGCATCAtcctgttaccatggttacctgCCATTAGCAGGCATCTTCTGCCATACCTTGGAAGCACTGGCGACCACTGGTGGGGGTAGTGAGTTAGAGAAGAGATATGGGCGAGACTTCTGCCTCAGCATGTCAATGAGACCTTGGGGCCCTGAGGTGTAGCCGCCTGGAATAGGAATTAAATACTGTGAAAGAAGAGATATTCTCAGCAAGAacatttcgcgaattggagccaacagcctttctGGCCGCATAAAATTTTTGTGACTTGCgtctggcatccaatgcatgttgtgtaggcaagaagtgttgcatgcattttaattttgtgaatgttgccgcttgcgaaattcgcttaattaaaatgcacacaaacatttctcgttttacattATGCAAACTTTATCATacagtagtaatgataataaaaaaataattgaaatcaaccaaaactacagaAATAATATTGTCTTTTTGCCACACTTACTCTCCAACACCAAATACACCTGAAATCAAATAGGTACCCACATTAGTCAGGTAGCCTCTATCATAATccaaccccacccccatctACTTCCattccacctcccccccccccccctcctcccacgAGGCCTTTATTTCCATACACAACATCCTAGCATCCCTACAACCAAACAAAACTGCATCACATACACTATTGTATATCACACATATCCATATCGGTTAAACAGCCTCCATTTTAACCTCACCCCATTTCATCAACTTCCACCAATCCATCCCCCCGCCCTTTCAGTCCTTGTCTTCTACACATACAACGTACCTTACCCCTTATGGGAACCTGGTGCCCAGTGCATATCTTTCAACCAACTAATCCGCATCCAGCACCAAGCACATACCACCAAGTCATACAGTCTCTATCTTAACGTAACTACACCCAATCCCCATCTactcccctcctctcccccacaaCCGACCCGATCTTATTCTCaaccccctcctctccccccccccccccattagccCTCTTTACCACACATATCCTCTTAATTTCTTCCAACCAACCAACTAAACCACATCTAACATTAAACATGTACCATATTAATCAAACTGCCTCTATCCTAACCTCACCACACCCCAATCACTCCTACCTATCTCCCCCACCCATCATTTATACTTTTCCACACATACAATTAATTCTTTCATTCCTTCTTAATACCAATTTGTCCTCATCTGATATCAAACACATACCCACATTACTCTCAACCCCCCTCCTCCACCTACTTGTACATTAGCCATCTTTACCACACATATCCGTAAAATTTTTTGTAATCAACAAAACCACATCCAACATTAAACATGTACAAATCTGTACCATATTTGTCAAACAGCATACATGCGAGCCCCACCAATACTATCTACTCCAATccaccttccccctcccctttcctcCCTCTCCTCCCTCCCACTAGTTCTTGCCTCCTACACAAATCATCCTAGCATCTCTTCCAACCCACCTGCTGCCCCACCCAGGGCTTTCCCCAAGGTGGAGTTGATGATGTGGCACCGCCCATCGATACCAAGGTGCTCCTCTGTGCCCCGCCCCGTCTCGCCGAGGAATCCCGTGGCATGACACTCGTCAATGAAGACCAGGGAGTTGTACTTGTCTGCCAGGTCACATATCTCCCTGGAAAGAGAGAATGACTGTATGACAATACTCGGTATTGCAAATACAGacactccaaccccaagcaccttctgatctggagattctcccacatGAAACCCCGAGTAAACTGGAGACTCCACTTGATATGAGCCAAGCGCACATCACGAGTGCGAAGCGCAAAGTCCCTAGGGCCTTTATGATGCGGCCACATCAATCCACGGTCCTGAAGCTTGAGGGTTCTAGATGCCCTCTCGTGCTATttcaggcttatttttcaacatacaacggtactaaaaatcatatattttggcTTGATAaaacttcatttcatataaaaaaaaaaggtgtttggGTGAGAGATACCGAGAATTGCTTACCAGCTTACTGCTACCACAGTATCTTTAATAACTACATTGGTGACAACTCAAGTGCTCTATAATCCAAAACAGggcttttgaacagattgtctgattttcctcaaacttcactgatgtgttcttcaaATATTCTTGTATATTGATTAAATCCACACACCATAATTGGAGTGAATATTCCCTTGAATTCATAAAACTATGATTGTGAGTCTGAGTCATCAAGATCCCCACACCACATTTTTGCTGTTTGATGATGGACTTTCCTGCATATGATCTTTATCATTCATTGCTAATATTTCTTAAGGTAGAATGCACTATTCCTTATTATGTACGAATTATTAGTAGTGAAGTACTGCTGTTTATTTCAGATGCAGAATTCTCACAAGCCTAAAAATTCTTAATTCACACCTGattattaaaagatattatttgccattgggagcagtgattttaaaaaatgtttgagtcatcacatttgatacatatgtgtaggtcagttgtatcacaaaacatcctaccatataagagGACACACCTCCTTCGTGGAAAGCTACCCTGAGAAAGTTTTCAGCATGAGTCTTTTAAAAGGGTACCCCTTGCTCTCTCTTCTGGTTTTATTGCCAGAGGCAAGAAATTTTGTTCTCTGGATGTTCTCCCAACATTGTTGGGGTAAGGTCCATTAAAGCAGGGCTTAAGATGggttaatgaagatgaaaaccaTTTTGCACATACCTGAGAGGAGCAATGTCGCCATCCATGCTAAAAACACCGTCGGTGACGATGAGTCGCATTCGACAATTTTTTGATTCCTCCAGCTTCGCCTCCAAGTCTACAGGGATCATGAAAGAAAGGTGAACTGTCACGTTCTTACCACACAAACATAATACTAATGAACACGAGACTTTGCATTTGAGTCTGTATATGGTGACTGTGCATGTTGGATGAATTTAGTGGCAAGTCAGCAGTGCACCCAACTGGACAGAGCTACAAATTTCACATGCTTTCATTTACACGTTTTACAGACCATTTGATTGTGTGTGCCGATCAGTTTGTAGCATAGGTGTATACAGGAGCAATATgagccaaaaaaaaatctgtacacacacacacacaaggggAGGATCCCAACAGTGAACCAAGTGTCGAAAGGGGCTGCCAGGGGAAACTGGAAGCCAAAGGGTTACAAACAAGTCAAACAAAATAGTTTACAACCAATTCTTTGACAATTAAAGGGTGGTAGGTTGTGGGTGTGGTGCTAGATGAAGGAATGGAGAAAATCAGATTTTAATTGATGTTTTACTGAATATTGCTACTTTGGTTGTAAACCGTAAAACGAGAACACGGTGCGTTCTATCAAACCTTCAGAGGAACAGACTGTAAACCGTCCACTAACCTTCCATGTTCATGTGTTTGTAACGCATCCGCTGCGCCTTGCACAGTCTGATGCCATCGATGATGGAGGCGTGGTTGAGCTCGTCGGAGATGACGGCGTCGTCCGGCGTGAGGAGGGCCTCGAAGATTCCAGCATTGGCATCGAAGCAACTCGCGTAGAGGATGGTGTCGTCACGACCATGGAAACGGGAAATCTTGTCTTCCAATTCCTTGTGAATGTCCTGAGAAACAAGAGTCAAAATTAGGATCATGGCTTACATGGATTTTGCTAGGTGATCTGGCATTACAGAGGATCATTTTCTATGCTCAGTATTTGGTAGTCCAGTGGGCTGTTTCATAAAGGAtccaaaaatataaataaagtTAAGATCTACTTATAATTTTGGTATCCCATTGGTTTCCCTCTTCAGTTTTATTCAACATTAAAGGCagaatttaccatttgcagatgaaacagaaacccagcattagtgctttaaaatagttggaaaacaaacaaccactgtaaaaatttgaataggcaaaatcgatgttaagtatttttgaatatacaaaatgtgaacattagttgtaataaaaatgtttccagactaaactgtatacagttacggtttattgagaaaaacacataCTTGTCTATCTCTTTATatgttaggctttattgtgaaaattttatatgatggaatgttttgtggtacaacagacctacacatatgcattaaatgtcatatcttgaatttttttaaaagtcactgttcccaaaggtaaacaggacctttaaccctaactaggccgggctatttaggtagatgatagagctgggggaggggggggggggggggggggggggggaggggggaggggggagggaggaggggggagggggagggggaggggggagactcgaaagaaaaaagtcatgaaacgtcgcaaGTCAGGATATCATTGCAAACACAAACAGCATATTATCATTTTAAGTTGATCAACATTAATTTCAAGACTGACTTTCAAAAAATTCTTTTATGAAACACCCTAATAAAAATAACACGAAACTGTTGGTATTCTTTTTCTAGGAAACTCTgaaaacacatgcacaaaaaaaaaaaaaaaaaaaaactagggCACAATGTATATAGATCCCTCCAGAACTCAAGCAAGAGCAGGAATGCCAACAAAGTTGGTCAGAACTAAAGGGTCCTACGTGTTGGATGGCAACCTGTAATCGCAACAACTTGAATCGAGATAGCCTAATCTATGGGGATCTACATGGATATGGCAGGAAAAAGAGATGAAATGAAggggaaaatatttttttcttttaaagtagTGGTGGAAAACAAGAAGatgtagaagaagaagtagaagtagatgaagaaggagaaggagaagaagaaaaaagaaaaagaagaagaagttgaagaagaagatgacgatgatgatgatgaagatgatgataagtAAGATGAAgcagaagatgaagaagaaagagaaaaagaagaagaagaggaggaggaagaagaatacgtgctgagaagaagaaaggaagagaatgcAGTGGAGAGGAAGAGCAACTGAGATAGAGGTGAAGGAAAGAGAGATcatggaggaggaagaggtgaCTGAAGAAAAGAACCTGGTTGgaaaagaggaggaaaagaaaaagagcataGATAAAAGGTTTGTAAGTTAAATATTATTCACCTGTGTGCCACAAATGAACCTGACTGAACTAAGTCCTGCGCCGTAGTCATCTAGGGCCTTCTTGGCAGCATCCACAACTTCAGGGTGACTCTGGAAAGAAACATAATGACACAACATACAGTTACaacttaa encodes:
- the LOC140226657 gene encoding 2-amino-3-ketobutyrate coenzyme A ligase, mitochondrial-like, which produces MLTQRMSRYLQGGLLISRTAARHQSTAPVAVLGNAMNEVMEAIHEAGTYKPERVITTRQAADIRVEGSSGKILNFCANNYLGLSSHPEVVDAAKKALDDYGAGLSSVRFICGTQDIHKELEDKISRFHGRDDTILYASCFDANAGIFEALLTPDDAVISDELNHASIIDGIRLCKAQRMRYKHMNMEDLEAKLEESKNCRMRLIVTDGVFSMDGDIAPLREICDLADKYNSLVFIDECHATGFLGETGRGTEEHLGIDGRCHIINSTLGKALGGAAGGYTSGPQGLIDMLRQKSRPYLFSNSLPPPVVASASKVFDIIMRDNSLVSKVASNTKRFRDHMAGAGFTVWGKTHPICPIMLGEASLAGKFAEEMLARGIYVIGFSYPVVPKGLARIRVQISAAHTEEEIDQCAEAFIDVGKQLGVI